From Mesomycoplasma dispar, a single genomic window includes:
- a CDS encoding amidohydrolase family protein, translating to MLYKNLRIISHLDEFFGWIELDDNGTIVNLAQGKTDLEGIDCKNNVLLPAFIDSHTHGGYGFSFEDFSSSNWEKNFLDYKEKLHKFEGVAAIFGTTVTQSWKKIQQNTEFFTFLLEKYPNFLLNWYLEGPFISVEKKGAHDQSLIIPAENLHFKFLAEKLDKKITVVIAPEKNSAKLIDFFHKSINFAIGHSNCFDFEKDHQLKNYRRFTHFFNGSSNFDHRNQSLTNLIFESKLPKNFLVELITDGLHIRNSTLKFTIKNLKKENWIAVSDSLAQKGLKDGLYNLGNLETEKKGDLFYLKNSKQIAGSGMTYLKILQNLKKNLKLSWQEIVFCSSYNVAKSLNLLDFFGTVKVGQKANFVIVDDEFSLKMVVIFGKIYYHF from the coding sequence ATGCTATACAAAAACTTAAGAATTATAAGCCATTTAGACGAATTTTTTGGTTGAATCGAGTTAGATGACAACGGAACTATAGTCAATTTAGCGCAAGGAAAGACCGATTTGGAAGGAATTGATTGTAAAAATAACGTTTTGTTACCAGCTTTTATCGACTCGCACACTCACGGCGGTTATGGTTTTTCTTTTGAGGATTTTTCTAGTTCGAATTGGGAAAAAAATTTTCTAGACTATAAAGAAAAATTACATAAATTTGAAGGTGTAGCGGCAATTTTTGGAACAACTGTCACGCAATCTTGAAAAAAAATTCAACAAAATACTGAATTTTTTACTTTTTTACTCGAAAAATATCCAAATTTTCTCCTAAACTGGTATTTAGAAGGCCCTTTTATTTCTGTCGAAAAAAAAGGTGCTCACGATCAAAGTCTAATAATTCCAGCAGAAAATTTACATTTTAAATTTCTAGCAGAAAAATTGGATAAGAAAATTACAGTTGTAATTGCCCCTGAAAAAAACTCGGCAAAATTAATTGATTTTTTTCATAAATCAATTAATTTTGCAATTGGTCATTCAAATTGTTTTGACTTTGAAAAAGATCATCAATTAAAAAACTATCGTAGATTTACACACTTTTTTAATGGTAGTTCTAATTTTGACCACCGAAATCAGTCACTTACTAACCTAATTTTTGAATCAAAATTACCTAAAAATTTTCTAGTTGAACTAATTACCGACGGACTTCATATCAGAAATTCAACATTAAAATTTACGATTAAAAATCTTAAAAAGGAAAATTGAATTGCAGTTTCAGATTCTCTTGCACAAAAAGGTCTTAAAGACGGACTTTATAATTTAGGAAATTTAGAAACTGAAAAAAAAGGCGATTTATTTTATTTGAAAAATTCAAAGCAAATCGCTGGAAGTGGAATGACTTACCTTAAAATTCTCCAAAATTTAAAAAAAAATCTTAAACTTTCATGACAAGAGATTGTTTTTTGCTCTTCGTATAACGTTGCAAAATCTCTCAATCTTTTAGATTTTTTCGGCACAGTCAAGGTAGGGCAAAAAGCAAATTTTGTGATTGTTGATGATGAATTTAGTCTAAAAATGGTAGTAATTTTTGGAAAAATTTACTACCATTTTTAA